From Paracoccus aminovorans, one genomic window encodes:
- a CDS encoding SANT/Myb-like DNA-binding domain-containing protein, producing MVRWTGAEDDLLRCGYPDYKQMQASLPHRSLNALRYRCRCLGMTSSRHIWTNREVRCLLELFRRGVSDRDLLASFPGMRLAQLKGKARHVGAERRYRPRPLDDPALDAIRARAFAAGVSLVDLDRRLKTGSYYQSCRRDVKLKPVARAAAFFGGEVTIEWPEEI from the coding sequence ATGGTTCGATGGACCGGCGCCGAGGATGACCTGCTGCGTTGCGGCTATCCCGATTACAAGCAGATGCAGGCCAGCCTGCCGCATCGCTCGCTGAATGCCTTGAGATACCGTTGCCGTTGTCTTGGCATGACGTCCTCTCGCCATATCTGGACCAACCGTGAAGTGCGCTGCCTGCTGGAGCTGTTCCGGCGCGGCGTCTCCGACCGCGATCTCCTTGCCAGCTTTCCCGGCATGAGACTGGCCCAGCTGAAAGGCAAGGCACGCCATGTCGGGGCCGAGCGTCGTTACCGGCCGCGTCCGCTTGATGATCCTGCGCTCGACGCGATCCGAGCGCGAGCCTTTGCCGCCGGCGTCTCGCTGGTGGATCTGGACCGCCGCCTCAAAACCGGCAGCTATTATCAAAGCTGTCGTCGCGACGTGAAGCTCAAGCCGGTTGCTCGGGCGGCGGCCTTTTTCGGAGGCGAGGTCACGATCGAATGGCCCGAAGAGATCTGA
- a CDS encoding HlyD family secretion protein, with amino-acid sequence MTKNHLIPTLIALVAGLAGLLIVLYAWHLPPFNSSHPQTENAYIRGKITTVAPQLSGYVAAVEVQDFQTVRQGQVVARIDDRQYRQKLAQAQAALEGAEAALKIQQQSVHSAQASLQSAEAALSAAEAARDTAKSTWDRASALQSRGVTAQSSADQSELALRQAEAGVTQAESAIAVARETVNGAEVGLAAKRAEIASAKAAVELAQIDLDNTVIRAPSDGRLGQLGVRQGQYVTAGTALVSHVGPEVWVIANFKETQLHGVRIGDRATFTVDAMQHRSFTGRIEAFSPATASEFSLLSASNATGNFTKVAQRLPVRIAIDPGQEMSEYLEPGLSVVVTVDEGSGGREKSADAGPLVMGHEG; translated from the coding sequence ATGACCAAGAACCACCTGATCCCCACGCTGATCGCCCTCGTCGCCGGCCTCGCCGGCCTCTTGATCGTGCTTTACGCCTGGCACCTGCCGCCGTTCAATTCCTCGCATCCGCAGACCGAGAACGCCTATATCCGCGGCAAGATCACCACCGTCGCGCCGCAACTCTCGGGCTATGTCGCCGCGGTCGAGGTGCAGGACTTCCAGACCGTGCGCCAGGGCCAGGTCGTCGCCCGCATCGACGACCGGCAATACCGCCAGAAGCTGGCGCAGGCCCAGGCCGCGCTGGAAGGCGCCGAGGCGGCGCTGAAGATCCAGCAGCAATCGGTGCATTCCGCCCAGGCCAGCTTGCAATCGGCCGAGGCCGCGCTTTCCGCCGCCGAGGCCGCCCGCGACACCGCGAAATCGACCTGGGACCGGGCCAGCGCCCTGCAATCGCGCGGCGTCACCGCGCAAAGCTCGGCCGACCAGTCCGAACTGGCGCTGCGCCAGGCCGAGGCCGGCGTGACGCAAGCGGAAAGCGCCATCGCCGTCGCGCGGGAAACCGTCAACGGCGCCGAGGTCGGGCTGGCCGCCAAGCGCGCCGAGATCGCCTCGGCCAAGGCGGCGGTGGAACTGGCGCAGATCGACCTCGACAACACCGTGATCCGCGCCCCCTCGGACGGCCGGCTGGGCCAGCTCGGCGTGCGGCAGGGGCAATATGTCACCGCCGGCACCGCGCTGGTCAGCCATGTCGGCCCCGAGGTCTGGGTGATCGCGAACTTCAAGGAAACCCAGCTGCACGGCGTCCGCATCGGCGACCGCGCCACCTTCACCGTGGACGCCATGCAACACCGCAGCTTCACCGGCCGCATCGAAGCCTTCTCGCCCGCCACCGCCTCGGAATTCAGCCTGCTCTCGGCTTCGAACGCCACCGGCAACTTCACCAAGGTCGCGCAGCGCCTGCCGGTGCGGATCGCCATCGATCCGGGGCAGGAGATGTCGGAATATCTGGAACCCGGGCTGTCCGTAGTGGTGACGGTGGACGAGGGCTCGGGCGGGCGCGAGAAAAGCGCCGACGCCGGGCCGCTTGTGATGGGACATGAGGGGTAG
- a CDS encoding MFS transporter — protein MSDAATPAAAPGTPATTPSATPAPPAAPPPFVPKSLPMTLGYIGASLTIGMTQGLAQGFVSSNIPQIAGDLGATQTQTTWLMAAFLIPRASLPLMLIKIRTQFGLRRFAEVAIVLYLLVSLAALAISDLRSAIVVQFFAGAAAAPLSTLAFMYMLEPLPPAWKMRLGLPMVMAMLSAGPSLARVISPSLMGDLGWGPLHLMSLGLAAVSLALVYALPLTSLPRVKVIAAMDLVSWVLIAIGFGSLTAAFTMGATFWWTDTPWIGWVLALAAVALTGAVVIELHRKTPLLDIRWLASPAMVHLTVTLLIFRLVLSEQSSGAPRMFTILGVTQGQLVPLFAMITAATVLGGLALIPVIKPERVPVLHLIALVLFCTGAFMDSHSTIDTRPAQMMLSQALIAFSGTFYLAPAMMQGLVAALAKGPNYLLSFVVVFISTQSLGGAMGSGLFSTFINHRQALHLQVLREELTAADPETTAAIAARMAALAAQMPDIAARKAQAVALIAQDASNQAYVMAYNDAYLLTFLVAATALCALLLHIFRDWMAARRQPAVLPANPEPAK, from the coding sequence ATGAGCGACGCCGCCACCCCGGCCGCCGCCCCGGGCACTCCGGCCACCACCCCCTCTGCCACGCCGGCCCCCCCGGCCGCCCCGCCGCCCTTCGTGCCGAAATCCCTGCCCATGACGCTGGGCTATATCGGCGCCTCGCTGACCATCGGCATGACCCAGGGCCTGGCGCAGGGATTCGTCAGCAGCAACATCCCGCAGATCGCCGGCGACCTCGGCGCCACCCAGACCCAGACCACCTGGCTGATGGCGGCCTTCCTGATCCCGCGCGCCTCGCTGCCCCTGATGCTCATCAAGATCCGCACCCAGTTCGGCCTGCGCCGCTTTGCCGAGGTGGCCATCGTGCTCTACCTGCTGGTCTCGCTGGCGGCGCTGGCGATCTCGGACCTGCGCTCGGCCATCGTGGTGCAGTTCTTTGCCGGCGCCGCCGCCGCGCCGCTGTCCACGCTTGCCTTCATGTACATGCTCGAACCGCTGCCCCCGGCCTGGAAGATGCGGCTCGGCCTGCCCATGGTCATGGCCATGCTCTCGGCGGGACCGTCGCTGGCGCGCGTGATCTCGCCCAGCCTGATGGGAGACCTGGGCTGGGGTCCCCTGCACCTGATGTCGCTGGGGCTGGCGGCGGTGTCGCTGGCGCTGGTCTATGCGCTGCCGCTGACCTCGCTGCCGCGCGTCAAGGTGATCGCCGCCATGGACCTGGTCAGCTGGGTGCTGATCGCCATCGGCTTCGGCAGCCTGACAGCGGCCTTCACCATGGGCGCCACCTTCTGGTGGACCGACACCCCCTGGATCGGCTGGGTGCTGGCCCTGGCCGCCGTCGCCCTGACCGGTGCCGTGGTGATCGAGCTGCACCGCAAGACGCCGCTTCTCGACATCCGCTGGCTCGCCAGCCCGGCCATGGTGCACCTGACCGTGACGCTGCTTATCTTTCGCCTGGTGCTGTCGGAACAAAGCTCGGGCGCGCCGCGCATGTTCACCATCCTCGGCGTGACGCAAGGTCAGCTGGTGCCGCTTTTCGCCATGATCACCGCCGCCACCGTGCTGGGAGGGCTGGCGCTGATCCCGGTGATCAAGCCCGAACGCGTGCCGGTGCTGCACCTGATCGCGCTGGTCCTGTTCTGCACCGGCGCCTTCATGGACAGCCATTCGACCATCGACACAAGGCCGGCGCAGATGATGCTGAGCCAGGCGCTGATCGCGTTCTCGGGCACATTCTACCTGGCGCCGGCGATGATGCAGGGGCTGGTCGCGGCGCTAGCCAAGGGGCCGAACTACCTGCTGTCCTTCGTCGTGGTGTTCATTTCAACCCAGTCGCTGGGCGGGGCCATGGGCTCGGGCCTGTTCTCGACCTTCATCAACCACCGCCAGGCCCTGCACCTGCAGGTCCTGCGCGAAGAGCTGACGGCAGCCGACCCGGAAACCACCGCCGCCATCGCCGCGCGCATGGCGGCGCTGGCCGCGCAGATGCCCGACATCGCCGCCCGCAAGGCGCAGGCGGTGGCGCTGATCGCCCAGGACGCCAGCAACCAGGCCTATGTCATGGCCTATAACGACGCCTATCTTCTGACCTTCCTGGTGGCGGCGACGGCGCTTTGCGCATTGCTGCTCCACATCTTCCGCGACTGGATGGCCGCGCGCCGCCAGCCTGCCGTTCTGCCCGCCAACCCCGAGCCCGCGAAATGA
- a CDS encoding MarR family winged helix-turn-helix transcriptional regulator, with the protein MPETMIFDTLIALTRSIRAAFEMRVERYGLTFARARLLTAIGRDEGASQAKLAATLGIETPTLKRLLDALEQQGLAERRALPGDARKHAVHLTDAARIEPLLGFRAEVDAALSEGIPEGDLAATRRTLARMAENAEKLRQS; encoded by the coding sequence ATGCCCGAAACCATGATCTTCGACACGCTCATCGCGCTGACCCGCAGCATCCGCGCCGCCTTCGAGATGCGGGTCGAGCGTTACGGCCTGACCTTCGCCCGCGCCCGCCTGCTGACCGCGATAGGCCGCGACGAGGGCGCGAGCCAGGCCAAGCTGGCCGCCACGCTGGGGATCGAGACGCCCACGCTGAAGCGCCTGCTCGACGCGCTGGAACAGCAGGGCCTGGCCGAGCGCCGCGCCCTGCCGGGCGACGCGCGCAAGCACGCCGTCCACCTGACCGACGCCGCCCGCATCGAGCCCCTGCTGGGCTTCCGCGCCGAGGTCGATGCCGCGCTGTCCGAGGGCATCCCCGAGGGCGATCTTGCCGCCACCCGCCGCACGCTGGCCCGCATGGCCGAGAACGCCGAAAAGCTGCGCCAGTCATGA
- a CDS encoding translocation/assembly module TamB domain-containing protein, translating into MRDLAYRFLFALCLVLAAPLVAAAQDSAAEISQQVEDDKGFITRFLQEKLSGAGREVQIDGFRGALSSRATFDRMTIADDDGVWITLENGAMSWSRSALLSRRIQIDELSAERIILPRLPGGGDSAPQPEAREFSLPQLPVSVNIDKIQVGRVELGQPIIGQEAVIAIDGSMNLANGEGATKLTIDRVDGPRGQFLLDAGFSNETRVLALDLKLDEAKDGLFTNIVKMNGRPAVQAEISGTGPLSDYTAKIALMTDGEPRVQGSVSVRAEPRDGAPGTAFLAQLDGDIATLTSPENQQFFEGTSQIRAEGWRGADGRLLVPELKVTTGALDLAGSVATTAQGAPESAHLTLLLGQDAGATQLPVAVPFGDKPMTVTSGNLRLDYDAAQGAGWVLNGRVGDMTRPDLSLSELRLDGRGRVLLTDVQALSEVRGWVAFGMDEVKPTDPGLAEALGDTLNGGLNFAFTPGNALKFWGMNINGKGYGFQGEAEVSGLKSGLAVSGDITATHDDLSHFSRLAGRALGGRAEAAIKGRYVLLGKGFDLDTQVKGHDIRIGQDQADRMLAGESTIDLSAKRDGTGIQLRNLTVNAQNLTAEAQGYLNSNASDVTATISMPDLSVADPRYAGAVRTQAHLTGPQGGRKLALQGKAQDLTLGRPEIDGAFKGETDLVVELLESAGAYQLQQFSLQNPQLDAQGKGSFSMQALDGELSVAMPDLAVLGRGFSGGVVLQGTASKQGNARRLELSGRGTDLRFGQQDVDGALTGVTDLKLSAREQGGEFTIDSFNLQNQQMQATAQGTIGKATDMTGAVNIKSLASFGRGWRGSLDAQGSFKDAGDGARRLDVTGTGTDLSFGQAQVDGALAGQTRLAVQGTERGGVFTIDTATVQNPRLNVDAAGKLGKGATDLTANLRADDLRFLGRGFRGAVQAQGRVQDQQDGTRAITATGNASNLAVGNAQADAVLAGRTQIELAATQRADGSVTVSRLRAQNPQLSVTGDGSPSEGLNLDARLADLGLLVQGFPGPATVKGTIRNAGRNYDVNLIATGPGDTRARVTGTAATSFATADIRVEGTSNAAAANPFLRTRSVEGPLSFDLRLNGKPALESLSGRVALTGGRLAEPRFGLAVGSLNANADFNAGRIDVDVRGAVEAGGTISVTGPVNLTGSRQMNLDVRLANVVLRDPNLYETRVNGAITVAGTVGQGPLVSGRIDVGHTELRIPSTGLGGARAIPDIIHRSERPPQRQTRAKAGLLEFPSPDATAAGMTSPPAIPPANPARFDLLISAPDQVFVRGRGVDAELGGEIRLTGNARQPIPIGKLELIRGRVDLLGKRFDMTEGIIELQGSLIPVIRLVAETQQDDITTRIIIDGEAYDPEITFESSPEMPQEEVLSQLLFGRGLDNISALQAAQLASAVATLAGKGGEGIIGRLRASTGLDDLDLATDDQGNVSVRAGKYLSENLYTDVQVGGDGKTQLNLNLDINKALTARGSVDSEGESSIGLFYERDY; encoded by the coding sequence ATGCGCGATCTGGCTTACCGTTTCCTCTTCGCCCTTTGCCTCGTGCTGGCCGCGCCTTTGGTCGCCGCCGCGCAGGACAGCGCCGCCGAGATCTCGCAGCAGGTCGAGGACGACAAGGGCTTCATCACCCGCTTCCTGCAGGAAAAGCTGTCCGGCGCCGGCCGCGAGGTGCAGATCGACGGCTTCCGCGGTGCGCTGTCGTCCCGCGCGACCTTCGACCGCATGACCATCGCCGACGACGACGGCGTCTGGATCACGCTGGAAAACGGCGCCATGAGTTGGAGCCGCTCGGCTCTGCTGTCGCGCCGCATCCAGATCGACGAGCTGTCCGCCGAACGCATCATCCTGCCGCGTCTGCCCGGCGGCGGCGACAGCGCGCCGCAGCCCGAGGCGCGCGAGTTTTCGCTGCCGCAGCTGCCGGTCAGCGTGAACATCGACAAGATCCAGGTCGGCCGGGTCGAGCTGGGCCAGCCGATCATCGGCCAAGAGGCGGTGATCGCCATCGACGGCTCGATGAACCTCGCAAACGGCGAAGGCGCCACCAAGCTGACCATCGACCGCGTCGACGGTCCGCGCGGCCAGTTCCTGCTGGACGCGGGCTTTTCCAACGAGACCCGGGTGCTGGCGCTGGACCTGAAGCTGGACGAGGCGAAGGACGGCCTTTTCACCAATATCGTCAAGATGAACGGCCGCCCGGCCGTGCAGGCCGAGATCTCGGGCACCGGGCCGCTGTCGGATTACACCGCCAAGATCGCGCTGATGACCGACGGCGAGCCACGCGTGCAGGGCAGCGTTTCCGTGCGGGCCGAACCGCGCGACGGCGCCCCGGGCACGGCCTTCCTGGCCCAGCTCGACGGCGACATCGCGACCTTGACCTCGCCCGAGAACCAGCAGTTCTTCGAGGGCACCTCGCAGATCCGCGCCGAGGGCTGGCGCGGCGCCGACGGCCGGCTCTTGGTGCCGGAACTCAAGGTCACCACCGGGGCGCTGGACCTGGCGGGCTCGGTCGCCACCACCGCCCAGGGCGCGCCGGAAAGCGCGCATCTGACGCTGCTTCTGGGCCAGGACGCCGGCGCCACGCAACTGCCGGTCGCGGTGCCCTTCGGCGACAAGCCGATGACCGTGACCTCGGGCAATCTGCGGCTGGACTACGACGCCGCGCAGGGCGCGGGCTGGGTCTTGAACGGCCGCGTCGGCGACATGACGCGGCCCGACCTGTCGCTGTCCGAGCTGCGGCTCGACGGTCGCGGCCGGGTGCTGCTGACCGACGTCCAGGCGCTGTCCGAGGTGCGCGGCTGGGTCGCCTTCGGCATGGACGAGGTCAAGCCCACCGACCCCGGCCTGGCCGAGGCCCTGGGCGACACGCTGAACGGCGGCCTGAACTTCGCCTTCACCCCCGGCAATGCGCTGAAGTTCTGGGGCATGAACATCAACGGCAAGGGCTACGGCTTCCAGGGCGAGGCCGAGGTCTCGGGCCTGAAAAGCGGCCTTGCCGTTTCGGGTGACATCACCGCAACGCACGACGACCTGTCGCATTTCTCGCGCCTGGCCGGGCGAGCCTTGGGCGGACGGGCCGAGGCGGCGATCAAGGGCCGCTATGTCCTGCTGGGCAAGGGTTTCGACCTGGATACCCAGGTCAAGGGCCATGATATCCGCATCGGCCAGGATCAGGCCGACCGCATGCTGGCCGGCGAATCGACCATCGACCTGTCGGCCAAGCGCGACGGCACCGGCATCCAGCTGCGCAACCTGACCGTCAATGCCCAGAACCTCACGGCCGAGGCGCAGGGTTACCTGAACAGCAATGCCAGCGACGTGACGGCGACGATCTCGATGCCCGATCTGTCGGTCGCCGACCCGCGCTATGCGGGGGCGGTGCGGACCCAGGCGCATCTGACCGGCCCGCAGGGCGGCCGCAAGCTGGCGCTGCAGGGCAAGGCGCAGGACCTGACCCTGGGCCGGCCCGAGATCGACGGCGCCTTCAAGGGCGAGACCGACCTGGTGGTCGAGCTGCTGGAAAGCGCCGGCGCCTATCAGCTGCAGCAGTTCAGCCTGCAGAACCCGCAGCTCGACGCCCAGGGCAAGGGCAGCTTCTCGATGCAGGCGCTGGACGGCGAGCTTTCCGTCGCCATGCCCGACCTTGCGGTGCTGGGCCGCGGCTTCTCGGGCGGGGTGGTGCTGCAAGGCACCGCGTCCAAGCAGGGCAATGCCCGCCGGCTGGAGCTGAGCGGGCGCGGCACCGACCTGCGCTTCGGCCAGCAGGACGTTGACGGGGCGCTGACCGGCGTCACCGACCTGAAACTCTCCGCGCGCGAGCAGGGCGGCGAATTCACCATCGACAGCTTCAACCTGCAGAACCAGCAGATGCAGGCCACCGCGCAGGGCACCATCGGCAAGGCGACCGACATGACCGGCGCGGTCAACATCAAGTCGCTGGCCAGCTTCGGCCGCGGCTGGCGCGGGTCGCTGGATGCGCAGGGCAGCTTCAAGGACGCGGGTGACGGCGCGCGGCGGCTGGACGTGACCGGCACCGGCACCGACCTGTCCTTCGGCCAGGCGCAGGTCGACGGCGCGCTGGCCGGCCAGACCCGGCTTGCCGTGCAGGGGACCGAGCGCGGCGGCGTCTTCACCATCGACACCGCGACGGTGCAGAACCCGCGCCTGAACGTGGACGCCGCCGGCAAGCTCGGCAAGGGCGCCACCGACCTGACCGCCAACCTGCGCGCCGACGACCTGCGCTTCCTCGGCCGTGGCTTCCGGGGCGCGGTGCAGGCCCAGGGCCGGGTGCAGGACCAGCAGGACGGCACCCGCGCGATCACCGCGACCGGCAATGCCAGCAACCTTGCCGTCGGCAATGCTCAGGCCGATGCCGTGCTGGCCGGCCGGACCCAGATCGAGCTTGCCGCGACCCAGCGCGCCGACGGCAGCGTGACCGTCAGCCGGTTGCGGGCGCAGAACCCGCAGCTTTCCGTCACCGGCGACGGCAGCCCGTCCGAGGGGCTGAACCTCGACGCCCGGCTCGCCGATCTTGGCTTGCTGGTGCAGGGCTTCCCGGGGCCGGCGACGGTCAAGGGCACCATCCGCAACGCCGGCCGGAACTACGACGTGAACCTGATCGCGACGGGACCGGGCGATACCCGGGCCCGCGTCACCGGCACCGCCGCGACCAGCTTCGCCACCGCCGACATTCGCGTCGAGGGCACCAGCAACGCCGCGGCCGCCAACCCCTTCCTGCGCACCCGCTCGGTCGAGGGGCCGCTGAGCTTCGACTTGCGGCTGAACGGCAAGCCGGCGCTGGAATCGCTTTCGGGCCGGGTGGCGCTAACGGGTGGCCGGCTGGCCGAGCCGCGCTTCGGCCTGGCCGTGGGCAGCCTGAACGCCAATGCCGATTTCAACGCCGGCCGCATCGACGTGGACGTGCGCGGCGCGGTCGAGGCCGGCGGCACCATCTCGGTCACCGGCCCGGTCAACCTGACCGGCAGTCGGCAGATGAACCTGGACGTGCGGCTGGCGAATGTCGTGCTGCGCGACCCGAACCTGTACGAAACCCGGGTCAACGGCGCCATCACCGTCGCGGGCACGGTAGGGCAGGGGCCGCTGGTCTCGGGCCGCATCGACGTCGGCCATACGGAACTGCGCATCCCCTCGACGGGTCTCGGCGGCGCGCGGGCGATCCCCGACATCATCCACCGCTCGGAACGGCCGCCGCAGCGCCAGACCCGGGCCAAGGCCGGGCTGCTGGAGTTCCCCAGCCCCGACGCCACCGCCGCCGGCATGACCTCGCCGCCGGCGATCCCGCCGGCCAATCCGGCGCGCTTCGACCTGCTGATCTCGGCCCCCGACCAGGTCTTCGTGCGCGGCCGCGGCGTCGATGCCGAGCTGGGCGGCGAGATCCGCCTGACCGGCAACGCCCGCCAGCCGATCCCCATCGGCAAGCTGGAACTGATCCGCGGCCGCGTCGACCTGCTGGGCAAGCGCTTCGACATGACCGAGGGCATCATCGAGCTGCAGGGCAGCCTGATCCCGGTGATCCGCCTGGTGGCCGAGACGCAGCAGGACGACATCACCACCCGCATCATCATCGACGGCGAGGCCTACGACCCCGAGATCACCTTCGAATCCTCGCCCGAGATGCCGCAGGAAGAGGTGCTGTCGCAGCTGCTGTTCGGCCGGGGCCTCGACAATATCAGCGCCTTGCAGGCGGCCCAGCTTGCCAGCGCCGTGGCGACCCTGGCCGGCAAGGGCGGCGAGGGCATCATCGGCCGGCTGCGCGCCTCGACCGGGCTGGACGATCTGGACCTTGCCACCGACGACCAGGGCAATGTCTCGGTCCGTGCCGGCAAGTATCTGTCGGAAAACCTTTATACCGACGTGCAGGTCGGCGGCGACGGCAAGACCCAGCTGAACCTGAACCTCGACATCAACAAGGCGCTGACCGCGCGCGGCTCGGTGGACAGCGAGGGCGAAAGCTCGATCGGCCTGTTCTACGAACGCGACTACTGA
- a CDS encoding autotransporter assembly complex protein TamA: protein MRSWITAGVSAAIVLGTGAGMVWAQSSGSSSSSSSSPFSGLFGGKKGNDSSPVDLDFNVSGGDDDLLPQIRSTSLLVSAQDEGRVTGQDILAAARGDYARILGVLYDNGYYSGLIDISLDGTEAAAIAPLDAPAVVHKVVVHVQPGPRFRYSRAEIAPVAPGTVLPKDYRTGAIARTGDMKSAATAAVSGWRNVGHAKADVAKTEIVADHATNKIDSQILLAPGPELRFGQLTIRGEKRMDPRRLRKIAGFPEGEKFDPEKLEDVRKRLRRSGVFSAITLTEADYIGPGNTLDVDLLVVEQKLRRLGAGFEYSNTDGLALTAYWINRNLFRGGERLRVDAGVSDIGGDTGRDYNLGVRIDRPATITADTTGYVLAQVVSQQEEDYDLKSGTFGLGFTWLPSDQLTADVALQYRALRVDDDSGQTDFRLFALPASVTWDKRDDKNDAKHGYWLSGGVIPFVGLQDETGSGAQITAEGRAYYSFGKDDKFTLAGRARLGTVAGPDIQETPRDYLFWSGGGGTVRGHSYESLGVEVIQGPEGPVKTGGMSIVTLTAETRIQVREKIGLAIFADAGRVWEDSAWSGASGWQAGAGAGIRYKTPIGPLRFDVATPVGGGDGDDGGVQVYIGLGQAF from the coding sequence ATGAGAAGCTGGATTACGGCAGGCGTATCCGCCGCAATCGTGCTTGGCACGGGCGCGGGCATGGTGTGGGCGCAGTCCTCGGGGTCGTCCTCATCCTCGTCCTCCTCGCCGTTTTCGGGCCTGTTCGGCGGCAAGAAGGGCAATGATTCCTCGCCCGTGGACCTGGATTTCAACGTCTCGGGCGGCGATGACGACCTGCTGCCGCAGATTCGTTCGACCTCGCTGCTGGTCTCGGCCCAGGACGAGGGGCGGGTGACCGGCCAGGACATCCTGGCCGCCGCGCGCGGCGATTATGCCCGCATCCTGGGGGTGCTCTACGACAACGGCTATTATTCCGGGCTGATCGACATTTCGCTGGACGGGACCGAGGCCGCGGCCATCGCCCCGCTCGACGCGCCCGCCGTGGTGCACAAGGTCGTGGTCCATGTCCAGCCGGGGCCGCGCTTCCGCTACAGCCGGGCCGAGATCGCGCCGGTGGCGCCGGGCACCGTGCTGCCCAAGGACTATCGCACCGGCGCCATCGCCCGCACCGGCGACATGAAATCGGCCGCCACCGCCGCAGTCTCGGGCTGGCGCAACGTGGGCCATGCCAAGGCGGACGTGGCCAAGACCGAGATCGTCGCCGACCACGCCACCAACAAGATCGACAGCCAGATCCTGCTGGCCCCCGGCCCGGAACTGCGCTTCGGCCAGCTGACCATCCGCGGCGAAAAGCGCATGGACCCGCGCCGGCTGCGCAAGATCGCCGGCTTTCCCGAGGGCGAGAAATTCGACCCAGAAAAGCTCGAGGATGTCAGGAAGCGCCTGCGCCGCTCGGGCGTGTTCTCGGCCATCACCCTGACCGAGGCCGATTATATCGGCCCCGGCAATACGCTGGACGTGGACCTGCTGGTGGTGGAGCAGAAGCTGCGCCGCCTGGGCGCCGGCTTTGAATATTCCAACACTGACGGGCTGGCGCTGACCGCCTATTGGATCAACCGCAACCTGTTCCGCGGCGGCGAGCGGCTGCGCGTCGATGCCGGCGTTTCCGACATCGGCGGCGACACCGGCCGCGACTATAACCTGGGCGTCCGCATCGACCGGCCGGCGACGATCACCGCCGACACCACCGGCTATGTGCTGGCCCAGGTCGTCAGCCAGCAGGAAGAGGATTACGACCTCAAGTCCGGCACCTTCGGCCTGGGCTTCACCTGGCTGCCCAGCGACCAGCTGACCGCCGACGTGGCGCTGCAATATCGCGCGCTGCGGGTGGACGACGATTCGGGCCAGACCGACTTCCGGCTGTTCGCGCTGCCGGCCTCGGTCACCTGGGACAAGCGCGACGACAAGAACGATGCCAAGCACGGCTATTGGCTGTCGGGCGGGGTGATCCCCTTCGTCGGACTGCAGGACGAGACCGGCTCGGGCGCGCAGATCACCGCCGAGGGCCGGGCCTATTACAGCTTCGGCAAGGACGACAAGTTCACGCTGGCCGGCCGGGCGCGGCTGGGCACCGTCGCCGGCCCAGACATTCAGGAAACCCCGCGCGACTATCTGTTCTGGTCGGGCGGCGGCGGCACCGTGCGCGGCCATTCCTATGAATCGCTGGGCGTCGAGGTGATCCAGGGCCCCGAGGGCCCGGTCAAGACCGGCGGCATGTCCATCGTCACCCTGACCGCCGAAACCCGCATCCAGGTCCGCGAAAAGATCGGCCTCGCCATCTTTGCCGACGCCGGCCGGGTGTGGGAGGACAGCGCTTGGTCCGGTGCCAGCGGCTGGCAGGCCGGCGCCGGTGCCGGCATCCGCTACAAGACCCCGATCGGCCCGCTGCGCTTCGACGTTGCAACGCCGGTCGGCGGCGGCGATGGCGACGACGGCGGGGTGCAGGTCTATATCGGTCTGGGGCAGGCATTCTGA